From a single Flavobacterium sp. genomic region:
- a CDS encoding glycosyltransferase family 4 protein, whose protein sequence is MQPTKKILIISYYWPPAGGPGVQRWLKFVKYLPDFNIEPHVYIPENPTYPLIDEKLMSEVSDKAVIIKQPIFEPYGLASIFSKNKTKKISSGIIPNQKKQSFVEKAMLWIRGNVFIPDARVFWVKPSVKFLKQYLQEHQIDTIITTGPPHSLHLIGLQLKKELKITWLADFRDPWTTIGYHKQLKLSSWAAKKHKNLEKEVMNTCDRLLVTSPTTKTEFEAITSKPIEVITNGYDVEKVIKKPLDEKFTLAHIGSFLSARNPRILWKALKELTKENPEFKKQFQLKLIGAVSAEVLQALKEFKLEKYVNHLGYLPHDEAIIEQRSSQVLLLIEIDSEETKCIIPGKLFEYMVSERPIIAIGPENADFSQIIKETNTGTFFKYDELEALKAQILKCFEQYQQNNLKVYPVDLQQYSRKSLTEKLAKLLITNH, encoded by the coding sequence TTGCAACCAACCAAAAAAATACTCATCATTTCCTATTACTGGCCACCTGCAGGAGGTCCAGGAGTGCAACGTTGGTTGAAATTTGTCAAATATTTACCCGATTTTAACATCGAACCACACGTTTATATTCCTGAAAACCCAACTTATCCTTTAATTGATGAGAAATTAATGAGTGAAGTTTCGGATAAAGCAGTTATTATCAAACAACCAATTTTTGAACCTTACGGATTGGCTTCGATTTTTTCGAAAAATAAGACTAAAAAAATCAGTTCAGGAATTATTCCGAATCAAAAAAAGCAATCGTTTGTAGAAAAAGCAATGCTTTGGATTCGTGGTAATGTTTTTATTCCTGATGCAAGAGTGTTTTGGGTGAAACCTTCGGTTAAGTTTTTGAAACAATATCTTCAAGAACATCAAATCGATACGATAATTACCACAGGTCCGCCTCATAGTTTGCATTTGATAGGCTTACAGTTAAAAAAAGAATTAAAAATCACTTGGTTAGCTGATTTTCGTGATCCTTGGACAACCATTGGCTATCACAAACAGTTGAAATTAAGTTCGTGGGCGGCTAAAAAACATAAAAATTTGGAAAAGGAAGTCATGAATACTTGTGACCGACTTCTAGTAACATCTCCTACTACAAAAACTGAGTTTGAGGCCATTACTTCAAAACCAATAGAGGTGATTACAAATGGTTATGATGTAGAGAAAGTGATTAAAAAACCCTTGGATGAAAAATTCACTTTAGCGCACATTGGTTCCTTTTTATCCGCTAGAAATCCGAGAATTTTGTGGAAAGCACTGAAAGAATTAACGAAAGAAAATCCTGAATTCAAAAAACAGTTCCAATTAAAGCTAATAGGAGCGGTGAGTGCTGAGGTGCTTCAAGCTTTAAAAGAATTTAAATTGGAAAAATATGTGAATCATTTGGGCTATTTACCACATGATGAAGCCATAATCGAACAACGTAGCTCACAAGTTTTGTTACTTATCGAAATTGATTCAGAAGAAACTAAATGTATTATTCCTGGAAAATTATTCGAATATATGGTTTCAGAACGACCAATTATTGCCATTGGACCTGAAAACGCTGATTTTTCTCAAATCATTAAAGAAACAAATACAGGAACGTTCTTCAAATATGACGAATTAGAAGCTTTAAAAGCACAAATTTTGAAGTGTTTCGAGCAATATCAACAAAATAATTTAAAAGTATATCCTGTTGATTTGCAACAATACAGCAGAAAATCATTGACAGAGAAATTAGCCAAACTGCTAATCACTAATCACTAA
- a CDS encoding GTP cyclohydrolase has product MITIKEALTKKEMKDYVMFSFELYKNNPYWIPPIIAEELETFDKTKNPALQTAEAHFYLAYKDNKIVGKIAAIINWEEVNLLGKRKTRFGWFDVIDDIEVTKALLEKVEELGKKHQMDHMEGPIGFSNLDKVGILTEGFDQMGNMITWYSLQYYKEHFEQLGFVKEKEYIESTFSFSNIDPTQFTKFSSLVKQRYELRSLNFTKTKDIMPYVDKMFDLFNETYSKLQSFVPINSIQKEYFKKKYISFINPEFIKFIMDKNDNMIAFAIVMPGFSQALKKANGKLFPFGFYHLLQARKHSKEVVFYLIGVTPEYQSKGVTAIIFDEYYKICQAKGIDTCTRTPELEENHAIHNLWKNFNTKINKRRRTYKKEL; this is encoded by the coding sequence ATGATAACAATTAAAGAAGCACTTACCAAAAAAGAAATGAAAGATTACGTGATGTTTTCTTTCGAATTATATAAAAACAACCCGTACTGGATACCTCCTATTATTGCTGAAGAGCTTGAAACTTTTGATAAAACAAAAAATCCAGCCCTTCAAACTGCAGAAGCCCATTTTTATTTAGCCTATAAAGACAATAAGATTGTTGGCAAAATTGCAGCAATTATAAATTGGGAAGAAGTAAATTTATTAGGCAAAAGAAAAACTCGATTTGGATGGTTTGATGTGATTGATGACATTGAAGTTACCAAAGCGTTGTTGGAAAAAGTAGAAGAACTAGGAAAAAAACACCAAATGGATCACATGGAAGGTCCAATTGGTTTTTCAAACTTAGACAAAGTTGGTATATTGACTGAAGGTTTTGACCAAATGGGCAATATGATTACTTGGTATAGTTTGCAATATTACAAAGAGCATTTTGAACAATTAGGCTTCGTAAAAGAAAAGGAATACATTGAAAGTACTTTCTCATTTAGTAATATTGACCCAACACAATTTACAAAATTTAGTTCACTTGTAAAACAAAGATATGAATTGCGAAGTCTAAACTTTACAAAGACAAAAGACATCATGCCTTATGTGGACAAAATGTTTGATTTGTTTAATGAAACGTATTCAAAATTACAATCATTTGTACCTATTAACAGTATTCAAAAAGAATATTTTAAAAAGAAATATATTAGTTTTATAAATCCAGAATTTATTAAATTCATAATGGATAAAAACGATAATATGATAGCTTTTGCTATAGTAATGCCAGGATTTTCACAAGCACTCAAAAAAGCTAATGGAAAACTATTCCCTTTCGGATTTTATCATTTGCTTCAAGCTAGAAAACATTCAAAAGAAGTAGTTTTTTATCTTATTGGGGTTACTCCTGAATATCAAAGTAAAGGTGTTACAGCAATAATTTTTGATGAATATTATAAAATTTGTCAAGCAAAAGGCATCGATACATGCACTAGAACACCTGAATTAGAAGAAAATCATGCCATCCATAATTTATGGAAAAACTTCAATACAAAAATCAACAAACGTAGAAGAACATATAAAAAAGAACTATAA
- a CDS encoding oligosaccharide flippase family protein, which translates to MGIVIKQSIKNTIITYIGFGIGAINTLFMYGQFLGDTFYGLVGFILSAANIMMPLMAFGVHNTLVKFYNEYETEEKKSQFLTFVLVLPLLIILPISLIGYFGYHQIAELLSQKNPIVYDYVWQIPVIGLCMGYFEIFYAWVKVHLQSVYGSFVKEVLLRVLISIFLFAVYFDFLSPQQFVFALMGIYFLSLIAMFLYAMKVKTPCFNLVFPDNAKAVLTYCFFIILSGSVANMLLDVDKFMLNFYINIDNIAFYSVAIFIATVIAVPSRAMHQITYPITAKLMSENKHDELNELYKKSSITLQVIGGLILVGILVNINELYSVLPAGYSEGIAVVFFIGISKYFDLVLGNNNAIIFNSKYYQAVLFLGLFLVFMTVSLNMIFIPLYGLNGAAIATLISITLYSLAKLLFVVLKMKLFPFTKNTIVALVLTIVSFGLFYYWDFSFHPFVNIILKSILVTIFYLGLSYYLKISSDINFVMNSVFKRIFK; encoded by the coding sequence ATGGGAATTGTCATCAAACAATCGATTAAGAATACCATTATTACCTACATTGGCTTTGGTATTGGGGCAATTAACACGTTGTTTATGTATGGACAATTTCTAGGCGATACCTTTTATGGCTTAGTCGGATTTATTTTGTCGGCAGCCAATATAATGATGCCTTTGATGGCGTTTGGTGTGCACAATACGTTAGTGAAATTCTATAACGAATACGAAACCGAAGAGAAAAAATCGCAATTTCTAACGTTTGTTTTGGTGTTGCCTTTACTAATAATTCTTCCAATAAGTTTGATAGGTTATTTTGGTTATCATCAAATTGCGGAATTATTATCGCAAAAAAATCCAATTGTATATGATTATGTTTGGCAAATTCCAGTAATTGGGCTTTGTATGGGATATTTTGAGATTTTTTACGCTTGGGTAAAAGTGCATTTACAATCGGTTTATGGGAGTTTTGTGAAAGAAGTTTTGCTTCGTGTGCTAATTTCGATTTTCTTATTTGCAGTTTATTTTGATTTCCTTTCGCCACAGCAATTCGTTTTTGCTTTAATGGGAATTTACTTTTTATCGCTCATTGCTATGTTTTTATACGCAATGAAAGTCAAAACACCGTGTTTCAATTTAGTTTTTCCTGACAATGCAAAAGCAGTTTTAACCTATTGTTTTTTTATTATTTTGTCGGGAAGTGTAGCCAATATGTTATTAGATGTAGATAAATTCATGTTGAATTTTTACATCAATATCGATAATATTGCGTTTTATTCGGTTGCTATTTTTATTGCGACTGTGATTGCTGTGCCAAGTCGTGCGATGCATCAAATTACGTATCCAATTACGGCTAAATTGATGAGTGAAAATAAGCACGATGAACTAAATGAATTGTATAAAAAATCTTCCATTACGCTTCAAGTTATCGGTGGTTTAATTTTAGTTGGGATTTTGGTTAATATAAATGAATTATACAGTGTTTTACCAGCAGGTTATAGCGAAGGAATTGCTGTGGTTTTCTTTATTGGTATTTCTAAATATTTCGATTTGGTTTTAGGAAACAATAATGCAATTATTTTTAACTCAAAATATTATCAAGCAGTCTTATTTTTAGGATTATTTCTAGTTTTTATGACGGTTTCTTTAAATATGATCTTCATTCCGCTTTATGGCTTAAATGGAGCGGCTATAGCAACGTTAATATCAATTACGTTATATAGTTTAGCTAAATTGCTTTTTGTGGTGCTTAAAATGAAGTTATTTCCGTTTACAAAAAATACGATTGTAGCTTTGGTTCTAACAATAGTAAGTTTTGGTTTGTTTTACTATTGGGATTTTAGTTTTCACCCATTTGTAAATATTATCCTGAAATCGATTTTAGTAACTATTTTCTACTTGGGATTGAGCTATTATTTGAAAATCTCTTCCGATATTAATTTTGTGATGAACTCTGTTTTCAAGAGAATATTCAAGTAA
- a CDS encoding non-canonical purine NTP diphosphatase, with amino-acid sequence MKLVFASNNKNKIQEIQALVPNTIQIVSLEEIGCFEDIPETAVTIEGNAILKANYVTEKYGYDCFADDTGLEVKALNGAPGVYSARYAGEQKDANDNMDKLLFKLKDKTNRKANFKTVIALNLKGKQNLFSGIIHGKIIEEKIGTNGFGYDPIFVADGYNKTFAELSMEEKSTISHRGIAVKQLIEYFIKNNV; translated from the coding sequence ATGAAACTCGTTTTTGCATCCAACAACAAAAATAAAATTCAAGAAATTCAGGCTTTAGTTCCAAACACCATTCAAATTGTCAGTTTGGAAGAGATTGGTTGTTTTGAAGATATTCCAGAAACAGCTGTTACAATTGAAGGAAATGCGATTTTAAAAGCCAATTACGTTACCGAAAAATATGGTTACGATTGTTTTGCAGACGACACAGGTTTGGAAGTGAAAGCTTTAAACGGAGCTCCTGGAGTGTATTCGGCTCGTTATGCAGGTGAACAAAAAGATGCAAATGATAACATGGACAAACTTTTATTCAAATTAAAAGATAAAACCAATCGAAAAGCTAATTTTAAAACAGTGATTGCCTTAAATTTAAAAGGGAAGCAAAACTTATTCTCTGGAATTATTCACGGAAAAATCATTGAAGAAAAAATTGGAACTAACGGATTTGGGTATGATCCAATTTTTGTAGCTGACGGATATAATAAAACTTTTGCTGAATTAAGTATGGAAGAAAAATCAACCATCAGTCACAGAGGAATTGCAGTTAAGCAATTGATAGAATATTTTATTAAAAACAACGTCTAA
- a CDS encoding CCC motif membrane protein, with amino-acid sequence MENQKLPNATAVLILGIFSILTCCCYGIISIILGVVGLVLANKDTKLYAENPSQYTNYNNLKIGKILSIIGIVLGAIYLIYVVVLFSTLGMEGIEQMQQEFIRRYGK; translated from the coding sequence ATGGAAAATCAAAAATTACCTAATGCAACCGCAGTACTTATTCTGGGGATTTTTTCAATTTTAACGTGTTGTTGCTATGGAATCATTAGTATAATCCTTGGAGTAGTTGGATTAGTTTTGGCAAACAAAGACACTAAATTATATGCCGAAAACCCAAGCCAATATACAAATTACAACAATCTTAAAATTGGTAAAATTTTAAGCATTATTGGTATTGTGTTAGGAGCTATCTATTTAATCTATGTAGTTGTTCTTTTCTCTACTTTAGGTATGGAAGGTATTGAACAAATGCAACAAGAATTTATTCGAAGATACGGAAAATAA
- a CDS encoding transporter: MKSLHTLFALTFVSICQFSYAQFTDEINSNRPGKSMMAFAVGKKIIQTETGVTYVSEDHNTLNYQAKGFVGELAIRYGFLKEELEIIGEIQYQKDNLTSGSYEEGRSGLKQLTLGAKYLIYDPFKNYEDKPNLYSWKANHRFKWRQFIPAFSMYAGGNFNVGDNPFNYAPVGLEEPSFSPKVTAIAQNHFGSHWVLVTNLSYDKIGTDFASVNYVVTLTRGFNAQWSGFIENQGYMGDYYSDGILRFGAAFLFDKNMQVDASIGKNIKDTPGILNAGIGFSWRFADQYEEVQIAKPGTETKTDKKMKKKGEKEAKKRKDAVE; the protein is encoded by the coding sequence ATGAAATCACTTCATACACTTTTTGCATTGACATTTGTAAGTATTTGTCAATTTTCTTATGCTCAATTTACAGATGAAATTAACTCTAATCGTCCTGGAAAATCAATGATGGCTTTTGCGGTTGGTAAAAAAATTATTCAAACCGAAACTGGCGTTACTTATGTATCAGAAGACCATAATACACTAAACTATCAAGCTAAAGGTTTTGTGGGAGAATTAGCAATCAGATACGGATTTTTGAAAGAAGAACTAGAAATTATAGGCGAAATTCAATACCAAAAAGACAACTTAACTTCAGGAAGTTATGAAGAAGGCAGAAGTGGTCTTAAGCAATTGACTTTAGGTGCTAAGTATTTAATTTATGATCCATTTAAAAATTACGAAGACAAACCTAACTTGTATAGTTGGAAGGCTAACCATCGTTTTAAATGGAGACAATTTATTCCAGCTTTTTCAATGTATGCTGGAGGAAATTTCAATGTTGGTGACAACCCTTTTAATTATGCGCCTGTTGGATTAGAAGAACCAAGTTTTAGTCCTAAAGTGACTGCAATTGCTCAAAATCATTTTGGAAGCCACTGGGTATTAGTAACTAACTTATCGTATGATAAAATTGGAACCGATTTTGCTAGTGTAAATTATGTAGTAACTCTTACCAGAGGATTTAACGCTCAATGGTCTGGATTTATCGAAAACCAAGGCTACATGGGCGACTATTATAGTGATGGTATATTACGATTTGGCGCTGCATTTTTGTTTGATAAAAACATGCAGGTTGATGCGTCAATCGGAAAAAACATAAAAGATACTCCAGGTATTTTGAATGCTGGAATTGGATTTTCATGGCGTTTTGCAGATCAATATGAAGAAGTACAAATTGCAAAACCAGGAACTGAAACCAAAACAGATAAAAAAATGAAGAAAAAAGGAGAAAAAGAAGCGAAGAAAAGAAAAGATGCCGTAGAATAA
- a CDS encoding aminotransferase class I/II-fold pyridoxal phosphate-dependent enzyme, with protein MVKDLFERIQNNKGPLGKWASQAEGYFVFPKLEGELGPRMQFQGKDILNWSLNDYLGLANHPEVRKADTEAAMQYGAAYPMGARMMSGHTKYHEQLEQELAAFVMKESAYLLNFGYQGIMSTIDALVTRNDVIVYDVDAHACIIDGVRLHSGKRFTYKHNDIESMEKNLQRATKLATETGGGILFITEGVFGMRGQQGKLKEVVEMKKKYNFRLLVDDAHGFGTLGKTGAGAGEEQGCQDGIDVYFSTFAKSMANIGAFVAADKDIIDYLKYNLRSQMFAKALPMIQTIGSLKRLELLRNSSEIKDKLWVNVNALQNGLKERGFNIGDTNTCITPVYLEGSIPEAMIMVNDLRENYGIFLSIVVYPVIPKGIILLRMIPTASHTLEDIAETLAAFEAIREKLVNGTYAKIAEASVQNVE; from the coding sequence ATGGTAAAAGATTTATTCGAAAGAATTCAAAACAATAAAGGTCCTTTAGGAAAATGGGCTTCACAAGCAGAAGGATATTTTGTATTCCCTAAACTAGAAGGAGAATTAGGACCAAGAATGCAATTTCAAGGAAAAGATATTTTAAACTGGAGTTTAAATGATTATTTAGGATTAGCAAATCATCCAGAAGTTAGAAAAGCTGATACAGAGGCTGCAATGCAATATGGAGCAGCTTACCCAATGGGCGCTCGTATGATGAGTGGTCATACAAAATATCACGAACAATTAGAACAAGAATTGGCAGCTTTCGTAATGAAAGAATCGGCTTATTTATTAAATTTTGGTTACCAAGGAATTATGTCAACCATTGATGCTTTGGTTACTAGAAATGATGTAATTGTTTATGATGTTGATGCTCATGCATGTATTATTGATGGAGTACGCTTACATAGTGGAAAGCGCTTTACTTACAAGCACAACGACATCGAAAGCATGGAGAAAAACTTGCAACGAGCAACAAAATTAGCTACAGAAACTGGTGGAGGAATATTATTCATTACCGAAGGAGTTTTCGGTATGCGTGGTCAACAAGGAAAACTGAAAGAAGTTGTTGAGATGAAAAAGAAATACAATTTCCGTTTATTGGTTGACGATGCCCACGGTTTTGGTACACTTGGTAAAACAGGTGCTGGAGCAGGTGAGGAGCAAGGTTGTCAAGATGGAATTGATGTGTATTTCTCAACTTTCGCAAAATCAATGGCTAATATCGGTGCTTTCGTTGCAGCAGATAAAGATATTATCGATTATTTAAAATATAATTTACGTTCGCAAATGTTTGCAAAAGCGTTGCCGATGATTCAAACAATTGGTTCATTAAAACGTTTGGAGTTATTACGTAATTCATCTGAAATTAAAGATAAATTATGGGTTAATGTAAATGCTTTACAAAATGGATTAAAAGAAAGAGGATTTAATATTGGTGATACGAATACTTGTATTACACCAGTATATTTAGAAGGTTCTATTCCAGAAGCAATGATTATGGTAAATGACTTACGTGAAAACTACGGAATTTTCCTTTCTATTGTAGTATATCCTGTGATTCCTAAAGGAATTATTTTATTAAGAATGATTCCTACAGCTTCTCATACCTTAGAAGATATTGCTGAAACTTTAGCGGCTTTTGAAGCTATTCGTGAGAAATTGGTAAACGGAACGTATGCTAAAATTGCAGAGGCAAGTGTTCAAAATGTAGAATAA
- a CDS encoding DUF4834 domain-containing protein, with product MEMASITGTVKVIFYIILFYYLFKFLMRIFAPILMQKAVNKMQEKMQEQYRQQQEQQSSASQGSTSTPKPKKEVGEYIDYEEIK from the coding sequence ATGGAAATGGCTTCAATTACAGGAACTGTAAAAGTTATATTTTACATTATTCTGTTTTATTATTTGTTCAAGTTTTTAATGCGAATATTTGCCCCAATTTTAATGCAAAAAGCGGTGAATAAGATGCAGGAAAAAATGCAAGAACAATACAGACAACAACAAGAGCAGCAAAGTAGTGCTTCTCAAGGAAGTACTTCAACTCCTAAGCCTAAAAAAGAAGTAGGTGAGTACATTGATTATGAAGAAATAAAATAA
- a CDS encoding YfhO family protein, with amino-acid sequence MKNIKAFYPHLLVLVGFILVSLIYFYPVLQGNRIFQSDIVQYTGMAKEQIDFRKETGEEPFWTNSAFGGMPTYQLGAKYPNDVIGMLDDALRFLPRPADYLFLYFLAFYVLLMVLKVDPLKAFFGALAFGLSTYLIIILGVGHNAKAHAIAYMPMVVAGVLLVFQRKYIVGGLLTMVAAALEINANHFQMTYYLLLLVLIIAVYYIVIAVKNKEFKELGKIIGVFAVAGIFALGANATNLMATSEYAKFSTRNNSELTFNPDGSPKTDSNAMSYDYITEYSYGIAESLNLIVPGLFGGSNNENIGVKSETYENFVAQGYPADQVQGLVEHAPAYWGDQPIVAAPAYIGVVVFFLFVMAFFVDKRKIKYLFLAGAIFSLLLSWGKNFSFLTDFFINYVPFYDKFRAVSSIQVLLELCVPALAIVGLYQFFKQDEKAKWNALWKSGAITFGLLVVLFLIKGMFNFSAANDAMYAQAYGDDFIRTLKIDRAALYTSDVLRSMLFIGLTFGVLFLFVKNLMKEATAIIIVGVLMVFDLFMVDKRYVNNNPDQFRSAREVDMPFNPTEADQRILADTTHFRVFEVEGGMSSARTSFFHKSIGGYHAAKPRRMQQLFDYQIAKNNVRVLNMLNVKYVIQSDENGQKLALQNPAANGNAWFVEKVKFVSSANEEMKALDSLDNKNEVVMNERNYVDHLKGTKFNGEFKKDSISSINLVSYKPNQLKYVSNNSKEGFAVFSEMYYENGWKATVDGNEAKIFQVNYVLRGLQIPAGKHTIEFKFEPQVVKTGSTIALISSIGMLLLIGAGVYFERKKKV; translated from the coding sequence ATGAAGAATATAAAAGCATTTTATCCTCATTTATTAGTTTTAGTAGGATTTATTTTGGTTTCACTAATTTATTTTTATCCCGTTTTACAAGGGAATAGAATCTTTCAATCCGATATTGTTCAATATACCGGAATGGCAAAAGAACAAATTGATTTCAGAAAAGAAACGGGAGAAGAACCCTTTTGGACGAATAGTGCTTTTGGAGGAATGCCAACTTATCAATTAGGAGCTAAATATCCTAACGATGTTATTGGAATGTTAGATGATGCCTTACGCTTTCTTCCTCGCCCTGCGGATTATTTATTTTTATATTTCTTAGCCTTTTATGTTTTATTAATGGTTTTGAAAGTAGATCCTTTAAAAGCTTTCTTCGGAGCTTTAGCCTTTGGATTATCAACTTATTTGATTATCATTTTAGGTGTTGGTCATAATGCTAAAGCACATGCAATTGCTTACATGCCAATGGTAGTTGCTGGAGTTTTGTTGGTTTTTCAAAGAAAATATATCGTTGGCGGATTGCTTACTATGGTTGCAGCAGCGTTAGAAATCAATGCGAATCACTTCCAAATGACCTATTATCTGCTGTTGTTAGTATTGATAATTGCTGTGTATTACATTGTAATAGCAGTAAAGAATAAAGAATTCAAAGAACTTGGAAAAATTATCGGAGTTTTTGCTGTTGCGGGAATTTTTGCATTAGGAGCCAATGCAACTAATTTAATGGCCACTTCCGAGTATGCTAAATTTTCTACTCGTAATAATAGTGAATTAACCTTTAATCCAGACGGTTCGCCAAAAACAGATAGTAATGCAATGTCTTACGATTACATTACCGAATATAGTTATGGGATTGCAGAGAGTTTGAATCTAATTGTTCCAGGACTTTTTGGAGGTTCAAATAATGAAAATATAGGTGTTAAATCAGAAACTTATGAAAACTTTGTGGCGCAGGGTTATCCAGCAGACCAAGTACAAGGATTAGTAGAACACGCACCTGCTTATTGGGGTGACCAACCTATTGTTGCGGCACCAGCCTATATTGGAGTAGTTGTCTTTTTCTTATTCGTAATGGCTTTTTTTGTTGATAAACGAAAAATTAAATATTTATTTCTAGCGGGAGCTATTTTTTCATTGTTGCTTTCTTGGGGTAAGAATTTCAGTTTTTTAACGGATTTCTTTATCAATTATGTACCTTTTTACGATAAATTTAGAGCTGTTTCTTCAATTCAAGTTCTTTTAGAATTGTGTGTGCCCGCTTTAGCGATTGTAGGATTGTATCAATTTTTCAAACAAGACGAAAAAGCAAAATGGAATGCCCTTTGGAAATCTGGAGCCATTACTTTTGGACTTTTGGTAGTGTTATTTTTAATCAAAGGTATGTTCAATTTCTCTGCGGCAAATGATGCGATGTATGCCCAAGCGTATGGGGATGATTTCATCCGTACATTAAAAATTGATAGAGCTGCTTTGTATACTTCCGATGTCTTACGTTCTATGTTGTTTATTGGACTTACTTTTGGTGTTTTATTTTTGTTTGTAAAAAACCTGATGAAAGAAGCTACAGCAATTATTATAGTTGGAGTCTTGATGGTTTTCGACTTGTTTATGGTAGATAAACGTTATGTAAATAACAATCCCGATCAATTCAGAAGTGCAAGAGAAGTAGATATGCCATTTAATCCTACAGAAGCTGACCAAAGAATTTTAGCCGATACTACACATTTCCGTGTTTTTGAAGTAGAAGGCGGAATGAGTAGTGCTAGAACGTCATTTTTTCATAAATCGATTGGTGGATACCATGCGGCGAAACCTAGAAGAATGCAACAATTATTCGACTATCAAATCGCGAAAAATAACGTTCGTGTGTTAAACATGTTAAACGTAAAATACGTCATCCAATCCGATGAAAACGGACAAAAATTAGCGTTACAAAATCCAGCAGCCAATGGAAATGCTTGGTTTGTGGAGAAAGTTAAGTTTGTGAGCTCTGCCAATGAGGAAATGAAAGCGTTGGATAGTTTGGATAATAAAAATGAAGTGGTCATGAATGAAAGAAATTATGTCGACCATTTGAAAGGAACAAAATTTAATGGAGAATTTAAGAAAGATTCTATTTCATCAATAAATTTAGTTTCTTACAAACCAAATCAGTTGAAATACGTTTCAAATAATAGTAAGGAAGGTTTTGCTGTTTTCTCTGAAATGTATTACGAAAATGGTTGGAAAGCTACTGTTGATGGGAATGAAGCGAAAATATTTCAAGTAAACTACGTTTTAAGAGGTTTACAAATTCCAGCAGGAAAACATACTATTGAATTCAAATTTGAACCTCAAGTTGTCAAAACAGGAAGTACCATTGCATTAATCAGTTCAATTGGAATGCTTTTATTAATTGGAGCTGGAGTTTATTTCGAGAGAAAGAAAAAAGTATAA